The Juglans regia cultivar Chandler chromosome 1, Walnut 2.0, whole genome shotgun sequence nucleotide sequence TGCACATTCTGGATTTAGCGTCATTACCTTGAGAATTACATTAGATGGAGCGGAGGGAGGGAAAGAAAACAGCAACCACAATAGGAACATCACAAGTAAGGTCGTGCTAAGAATCAGCAGCTTCAACAATTATTGGTGtgctcataaaaaataaaaataaaaataggtgTGCTAATTGCacattgcaaaagaaaaaagcaagtAAATGATAGGATTTCAGAACAAACCTTTTCCACCAGAGTCAATTCAGGAGAGAGGTTTTGTGACACCACTCGCATAAGGATATCCTTTGAACTGTAACACAGTTTCATAACCAAATTATaagcaaacaaaaatatattcaaagaCGCATTAAACGTCACCCAAAACCTAAGATTTAAGAACAGTGGTGTGACTGCCGTCTTCCAACATAATCCAGTTTTTTCAATAAGTAACATGAACAAGTTGTTGGAAATGAGAAACCACAAGATCATAAAAGGCATGCTTTATGTGTCTTTTTTTTGTGAAGTAATGACTTAAAACAAACATAActacattctttttttattggcaccggatgTCCGGAATAAAACCCCAACTAATCCTGGGGCTGCATGGGCCCTTGGCAAGGCATTTCCCGCAAGGTAACTACATAATTGTATACTACTAACATATGAATGTAAATTTTCTGTTTACAACTTTGCATACATAACTACAGACATCTCAGGACCCaaaatattccataaaaaaaacatctaaaGATAAAGCCTATCAAGGAAAGAGACATACGTAAGTATCCCCTGAAGTTTGTTCCCCGTCATAACAACAACCGAATTTACCCGCAAGTCACGCATCCTTTTTGCAGCCACATACACAGGATCTGATGGCGATACAACTGCAACCCTGAAAACATATAAAGCTACAAAAATGGTAACACTAGAAAATCCCTAGAAATACTCTATTCCTTAACaaacaaataatcaagtaaAGCTTAAGAGAGTACTTGATATTTTCAGCAATGATAGTCGACAAAGAAGGCTTGAACATCCGATCCCTCAACGTCTCTATAAAAGCATGTGGAGCTGAAACAGATGGTAATAGGAAAAATTAAGTTCAGTCCTATATAACTTTATAGATACCTAGTAAAACATATGTTGCGGTCTTCATAACATTGAATTTTGTGGTTATACGATAAACCTCTGATCCAGTCAATTCCTATTCAAACAAGGAACAAGGACATGACCTAAAGTTTCCAAAAATTTCTTAGAGTTTTTATTGACGTTTGTGAAAGAAGGTAGCATAATGGAGAAATTGTCTGAAaagtttttgagaaatatttttaatgggGTTTGAGAAAGTAGGTAGGTAGATTTAAAAAGTTGTTAGGATAAAATTTTTGCAGTTGAAATTGTTTCTAGAAAATTATGAAACCAAACATGACCTAAAGCTTCCAAAAAGTTTTGTTAATTATGCAATATATACACCATAAAATCACGCGATTTCAAATAAAGTTGTGAAAATCCAAATAGAACTTTTTCTGGCTTAAAAGAAAAGCTCCATGCGGAATTTCACAACTTTCTCGAAAATCACCTGATTTTATGGGGAAAAAAATCAACCTGGAACTTTATctaaaaacttttgtttttcagttACAAGAACTCAATTATTACTGTTGTAACCTTTTTCTCATGATGCTCACCAAGGCAATGTCCTTGAAACCATCATTGGAGAGTAAACTCTGGATACGTGACTCTACTCACCAAACCGTGCATCAAGTAATCCAAGGGACTCCTACTGAGGAACTGAGCCCATAATATCTGATACTAAAGCTCATTCCAAGAAAAATTCCTACTAATCTAGTAGGTTCTTCGGCCAGAACCCACGTAAACAAATATGAACATAAAATAGAGCTACTTCTGGGTTTCATATAGATAAAATGTTCATTGCATCCTATGCTTGCAGCCATGCATGCAAGCTTTTcgtcatttttgttttaaaataaagtgGTTGGTCTCAAGACTCCGACCAAAGCACTAGTGCTAGCAGCTCGAGATTTTACCATTTCACCAAACAACTGCACCTTTTCATGTTTGTACATATCAGACAGACTTATAAGACAGGTCCGAACTATTAAGAACCTTTTGCAAGCCAAGGGATTATACAACTGTGTGCACATAGGTAGATTACATTCATGCTATGATCATTGAATTTTAAAGTAAATCAGTCAATGCATAAGTAATATGCATTCGgaaatttcattaatttaaatGTTCGTATTAAGTTTTAGCAAAAAAGGCTACACTTAAactgaatatttaaaattaagctTAAATTTATCATCTCTGATATAGGGCATGTCCTGAAAACAACCCTGGCAGTTGCAAGAGTTAATACATGAATGAACGAGAGCAATAACATCAGTCGACAGTCGCACATAAGCAGTTATACCAATACATGTGAATTATCAACCAACCAGAAAAATTGCCCCATTGGCGTTCCACCCCTTCAACTGCAGCAGCAATTGCACTGCCGTGTTCGGCAGCCTTCTCCATTCTAGATATAGCATCATAAAGACACTTTGTGATATCCAACAAGGCGATAACTTCACCATTTTCGACAACAGGAAGGTGCCTGAATTTGCCTGTGTaacaaaaaatgatttacaaATAATAGGCCCATCCAAACAATATATTTACCAAAAAACAGCATAATGGAATACAAATGTTTGAAATTGACCACAATAAAAGTTTGAATGCAAGGAGAGACTGCTAGTCAGTAAGTACTTGGAAGTGAGAATTGCCAGGATACTATCTATACTAGGAAAACAGGGGATGTGACATCATGTCCATTGCGGTTCAGGAGACAAGAAACAAAGAAGACAGGAAAAATTGCAAAGAATTACCACCAAAAGCCTTTAAAGTGatcaaataaaaagtaaaatcaaatcACGGTTACAAGTGAATCCGTGTAATAAAAAGAGGCCAAACAAATGTCACCTTGCATTCAACTAAGCTATACAGACCTATAAGCTTACATTCAAAATTCCAGAGAAGGGCTTATGCCTTAACGAAAACCACATAGAAATTTGACGTCCTTAACAAATGTTTCATTCACAAAAGAAATATCACATGAAATCATTGGAAGACTGAGAAACACATCAGGAAACTAAGAAACACTGATAAGAGCAACTGACCCAAAAAGGTATTATGTATCATTCTTGGAGGTTCACACACCATTAAGTTCCAAGGCCAGGGgagatttgaaatattataaaaatcatttcacgTAAAATTTGAGTCAATCATGAATTCAACTAAGAAGTATAAGCAGGAGACTCGAGGCATTTTCTCACGACACTGAATGTACAGCTCATTTGTTTTTCTGGCTATGGTTGTTTCTATTCTTGCTTGTCACAGTTGATTATCCGAACAAACAGATGTAACGACTCCACCTTTTTCCTAGATTTGTTGAAGCACCGAAGAGATATAAAGCCCTGATATCTATTTCTCCAGTTTAAGCAATATAGTAAAATGCTTTGTCATGCACTtgccaaaattttcaataatacCAACTTGccaaaaataagtataatagaAAAACAATCACGGATATACATAAAGCTCACCATTAACCATCTTCTGGAGAGCTTCAATGGCTAGCGAATCTGAGGTCAGAAAAATAGGATTGCGTGTCATGATTTTCGAAACTATAGTCTGCTCCGGTCTCAAACCTTCCCCTATAACTCTAGTGGCAATGTCCTGATCACAACAAACgtacaaaattataaacaatattaaaagaatGGGAAAATCCCGCACAAGACCAGCAGAAATCCTCCGAAACCTTATCAGTAAGGATTCCAGAAAGCAACGCATTCGCATCAGTTAACAGAACGGCGTCAACgcgacgagcagccatcctcCGACAGGCGTCGGAAACGGTGGTGCCCTCGGATATCGTGAGGGCTTTCGACAACCTGAGCTTCTTCACCGTCCTTTCCACACCAACAGACCTAGATATCCATCCaataacccaaaattaaaactcaaaacaatACTGAGATTAGTGTTTTGAAGCGCTATATTCCCgggaaatgattaaaaaaaaaaaaaaaacccacggAACTTACGTTGGAGGGGCAGGAGGAGAAGAGGGTTTGGAAACGTTTCCGTTGTCAGAGGAGACTGATTTCTTGGCGGTGGAGGGACCGCGTTGTTTCTGACTCAGGCTGTTCCTCCTCGGGCCGGAAGGCGCCACTTGGCTACtcatcttcctctccctctcttctatTCTATCCAATCGCCGTTGGAATAAATCGAAATTAGGGTTCCAACTTCAAATTCCACAGAGGgattgagagagatagagagagagagagagcgggggTTAGGGTTGGGGGTGGCTATCACCCGCTCCCTTATCAACGAGTTCAAATTGAgctttgtgttttaaatttgaacacaaataaaaatggaaaattcgtcagatttttttttttttccacgaaATACGAATGGACATGAATTAATGTAATGAAACAgcaatttctaaacaaaaataatgagatctatctttatgaaaaataaagcaGACGTTTgcgttccattttttttttttttttaagctgaAAGAGACGTTTTACGTTTCCTACAGTAATGTATTATATGGCATGTTTTTTAATTGGTAGAGTATCTGTCAATTTTGTCATTTAGGGTCATATAAACCTGGCacattctaaatttgtttatttgagtgATTGCGATATGAAActaatttgttttcacaatttttttcaatttatcttattaattattacaattttttttaatttctacataaaagaaaataaacaattcaatttttttaaattttaaataaaaataatattaaaaaaatatattctaacaatattttatttaacttttaactttaatctcaactcatcttatctcatctgcgaaaactaATAAGGATAGTTACGCTATTTGCGAGTTAATGTATAAagaataatcaaatatataagtttaaaaCGTACAAATTTTGCgtagttttttttgttaaaaagtagaccctatcataaaaaaatataaacaattcatcttttttttttaatagtaggatctatttttttataagtaaaatgatttatacacaatattttctaTAACACATTTCATAACAACGTGTTAAatgagggataattttgtaaaacattttataaaaataatattactttacaGAAATATCATTATCTTATAACATTGTTGTGAAATGCGATATCAATACTCTATTCTATGATGATCcattatttgttaaaataattatttataagtccACTATCATCGCTCATTGCACAAATAACAAACAATTGATATAAAAATCTTCTACATCTacacaaaaattattaatattttgatttttctataCCTATATACCAATAGATGTATTTACATGTGAGTTTGTGAATAACATAATTCTATTCAGCCACTCAAAAATGCACcgttaatacattttttttttcaatgttaaaaaaacacataaatgcATTGGTAGTAGAATTTTttaacagttaaaaaaaaaatcaaatgcacTAACAATAACCTTGGATGGTAGACTCGAAGGGCTACATAGCATCTTCCATAGATCAAAACTAAATATGAAGATTGACATttatgatgaaataaaatatttaaaaagaatcctCTTTTGGAAATTAATATTTATCTCACATTAGTCTAAATCAATTTTCAAAGAGTGACACTATATCATATtcccccccacacacacacatatcatattttcaaaGACTGCAGTCCAGTGATCAAATTGAGATAGAACAAACTTGGCATCCCATAAGATAACTCCCGAACTATGGAACTATGAAGTGTTAAGTTTGATTTTGTGAATTACTTGCAGTGCATCCCCTTCTAAGATTATCTTTCTCAAACTTATGTCTCTTGCAAAAATGATCGCCAATCATATGGATTTGTTCATGAATTAAagagtgggaaaaaaaatacatttagcCTTTGCCCCTTCgtttcaatttcagtttttgTGCTATGTGTAATAAAGAGACGCACATGTTGAGTACCCATTCCCTTCAATTGTACAAGAATTATAAAGTCAGTTCAAGAGTTTTGATGGCTGGACTTCAAGGCCAACCGGGAGTTACGGTTGGAGAGGCCATAGCCCCTCCCACTTAGAGTGGCGTGCTTCcaatacaaaaaatgaaaatctttttcaaaatatgtatatttcttATCCCGACATTTAGATTGTAGAATATGCGAGTATTGTCCTGGTTTTACTATATGGCACACTCCACTATTAATGAGGATGGTTTCGGACAAACAATACCCGTGGAAAAGCTTGTAGAATAACCGCACCTGATCCAAGATTTGCCACCTCAGACAAACGCTTCCGCTATGCACTCTAATATAGAATTTCTAACATTATGTAATCTTGATTAATCCACAAAATCAATCTAGTTGGTTCTTTATTTATGCCTTGTATTATACTTAATaaataagctttttttttttttttctttttatggtgATGGTCAATGAGCATATTTTCAACATTGAGATGTATACACTTTTAAAAGATGTCAAAATGTTATGCTTCAAATTCAATTAAATATCATGCAACCAGTGGGTAATCCATAATAAGGCTAGGAGTGGGCCCCCCAACCTGACCTAGCTGCCGGTTCCACCCTAGGTGCGAGCTAGTTCCTAACTAAAAGATACATATGCGGGTGGGGACGGGGTGGTTACCTTACCCACTCgtctagtgtgtgtgtgtatgtatgtaatTCTATATAAATACCTCAAAGCCTaaattctttttctctctcctctcatttTCTCCTCCACccctcattttctctctcatttc carries:
- the LOC108996282 gene encoding CBS domain-containing protein CBSCBSPB3-like; this translates as MSSQVAPSGPRRNSLSQKQRGPSTAKKSVSSDNGNVSKPSSPPAPPTSVGVERTVKKLRLSKALTISEGTTVSDACRRMAARRVDAVLLTDANALLSGILTDKDIATRVIGEGLRPEQTIVSKIMTRNPIFLTSDSLAIEALQKMVNGKFRHLPVVENGEVIALLDITKCLYDAISRMEKAAEHGSAIAAAVEGVERQWGNFSAPHAFIETLRDRMFKPSLSTIIAENIKVAVVSPSDPVYVAAKRMRDLRVNSVVVMTGNKLQGILTSKDILMRVVSQNLSPELTLVEKVMTLNPECATLDTTILDALHIMHDGKFLHLPVLDRDGCVAACVDVLQITHAAISMAENGSGAVNDMANTMMQKFWDSALALEPPDDFDTHSELSGFMASDGTEGKFNYPSLGLGNSFTFKFEDRKGRVHRVNSGTEHLDELVSAVIQRIGANNDGDRPQLLYEDDDGDRVLLANDSDLAAAVSHSRSAGQKVLRLHLDFSDASQLSRLESGTSTIQGGSGFVSLHLGILAGALVLTSVGVLVYLKRSNV